In a single window of the Armatimonadota bacterium genome:
- a CDS encoding TRAP transporter substrate-binding protein — MRTPQARSRVVLGALLVVAIAWGLAASGSAAPITVFRLTYATSLGRDSAYYKGAVALSEAARQLSRGRLQVRVIPDGQLGTDRDMIEGMQLGSIDLASPSTGAMGAVLPAATVLDLPYLFDGFEHVYRVLDGPLAERLYRLFDGIGFHPLGWWEIGFRNLTNNVRPVRVPADVRGLKLRTLPAAVHQRAWSLVGAQPVAMDFTEVYNALSTGVVDGQENPLNIIITGKLYEVQKHLSLTRHIYGAAPTSVSDKTWARLPPDLQQALREAVRRSVTVQRKAASGDEEGQLRQLIGFGMQVVHDPDRDAFRRAMAPAWSLYVDRFGQEGQALIDAIRREASRR; from the coding sequence ATGCGCACACCGCAGGCACGATCCAGGGTCGTCCTCGGCGCTCTCCTGGTGGTGGCCATTGCCTGGGGGCTCGCTGCATCGGGGAGCGCTGCGCCGATTACCGTCTTCCGCCTGACCTACGCCACCTCGCTTGGGCGGGACAGCGCCTACTACAAGGGCGCCGTGGCGCTGTCGGAGGCGGCCCGACAGTTGAGCCGCGGCCGGCTCCAGGTGAGGGTTATTCCCGACGGCCAGCTGGGCACCGACCGGGACATGATCGAGGGGATGCAGCTGGGGTCCATCGATCTGGCCAGTCCGAGCACCGGGGCCATGGGCGCCGTGCTGCCCGCGGCCACAGTCCTGGACCTGCCGTACCTCTTCGACGGCTTCGAGCACGTCTACCGCGTCCTCGACGGCCCCCTTGCCGAACGGCTGTACCGGCTCTTTGACGGCATCGGCTTCCACCCGCTCGGCTGGTGGGAAATCGGATTCCGGAATCTGACGAACAATGTGCGGCCGGTACGAGTGCCGGCGGACGTGCGGGGGTTGAAGCTGCGGACGCTGCCCGCCGCCGTCCACCAGCGGGCGTGGTCGCTGGTCGGCGCGCAGCCGGTGGCCATGGACTTCACCGAGGTCTACAACGCCCTGAGCACGGGCGTGGTGGACGGGCAGGAGAATCCGCTCAACATCATCATCACGGGCAAGCTCTACGAAGTCCAGAAGCACCTGTCGCTTACGCGCCATATCTACGGCGCGGCGCCGACGTCCGTGAGCGACAAGACCTGGGCCAGGCTGCCTCCGGACCTGCAGCAGGCCCTGCGGGAGGCCGTCAGACGGTCCGTGACCGTGCAGCGCAAGGCGGCCAGCGGCGACGAAGAGGGCCAGCTCCGCCAGCTGATCGGCTTCGGCATGCAGGTCGTCCACGACCCCGATCGGGACGCCTTCCGGCGGGCGATGGCCCCCGCCTGGAGTCTGTATGTCGATCGCTTCGGGCAGGAGGGCCAGGCGCTCATCGACGCCATCCGCCGCGAGGCGTCCAGGCGCTGA
- a CDS encoding TRAP transporter small permease subunit, whose protein sequence is MPEMTGGEAEIFRLALPWRRWWAIIPEIVALACTGILPLIVGANVVGRYTNWYRILWAEDVVKVLFLWIVFLGGALGVKYRAHVRMGLLSDRGARRGRVGALWARAIVLSSALLGAILLVLGVRVVQISMKRELPTLQISAGYFTTVVPASGALMILYTVQGLGALRGVPSVSRPGARESKGTAA, encoded by the coding sequence ATGCCTGAGATGACGGGAGGCGAAGCGGAAATCTTCCGACTGGCCCTCCCCTGGCGGCGCTGGTGGGCAATCATCCCGGAGATCGTGGCCCTGGCCTGCACGGGGATCCTTCCTCTGATCGTCGGCGCCAACGTCGTCGGCCGCTACACCAACTGGTACCGGATCCTGTGGGCCGAGGACGTGGTCAAGGTCCTGTTCCTGTGGATTGTGTTCCTGGGCGGAGCCCTGGGTGTCAAGTATCGGGCTCACGTCCGGATGGGCCTCCTCAGCGACCGCGGTGCGCGGAGGGGACGAGTCGGCGCCCTGTGGGCGCGCGCCATCGTGCTGTCGTCCGCGCTGCTGGGCGCCATCTTGCTGGTCCTGGGCGTGCGCGTCGTCCAGATTTCGATGAAACGGGAGCTGCCGACGCTGCAGATCTCCGCCGGCTATTTCACGACGGTTGTTCCCGCAAGCGGCGCACTCATGATCCTGTACACGGTCCAGGGCCTGGGCGCTCTGCGGGGTGTGCCGTCAGTATCCCGGCCGGGGGCCCGGGAGAGCAAAGGGACCGCCGCGTGA
- a CDS encoding nicotinate dehydrogenase medium molybdopterin subunit: MRRRGRGVAWMAYPIGFTSYANPSAAFVKVNQDGSAVVWTGAADVGQGSTTALAQIAAEALGIPLDRITMVTSDTLQTPMDLGSVASRVTYIAGNAIMRACAQARQILFEVAAEELGVGAEGLLSRDGWIVVRDLPERRVSLADIARKAEAVKGRPPIGAGSYNPPTTFLDPETGHGKPYNTYVYAAQIAEVEVDTETGQVQVLRLVAVHDCGRAINPLLVEGQIQGGMVMGMGFALTEEMVVQEGRVLNTSFADYLIPTATDVPPMAVDLVEMPDPTGPFGAKGVGEPALLPTAPAIVNAIYDAVGVRIRNLPVTAERVLAALRARDGAPDGGDRTPSGS; this comes from the coding sequence ATGCGCCGACGGGGCCGCGGGGTGGCCTGGATGGCCTACCCCATCGGTTTCACCTCCTATGCCAATCCCAGCGCCGCCTTCGTCAAGGTGAACCAGGACGGTTCCGCCGTGGTCTGGACCGGCGCGGCCGACGTGGGCCAAGGGTCCACCACCGCCCTGGCCCAGATCGCCGCAGAAGCGCTGGGCATCCCCCTGGACCGGATCACCATGGTGACCAGCGACACCCTGCAGACGCCCATGGACCTCGGCTCCGTGGCCAGCCGCGTCACCTACATCGCGGGGAACGCCATCATGAGAGCCTGCGCCCAGGCCCGGCAGATCCTCTTCGAGGTCGCCGCCGAGGAACTGGGCGTCGGCGCGGAAGGTCTGCTCAGCCGCGATGGGTGGATTGTGGTACGCGACCTGCCGGAGCGCCGCGTGTCCCTGGCCGACATCGCCCGGAAGGCGGAGGCGGTCAAGGGCCGGCCGCCCATCGGCGCCGGCTCCTACAACCCGCCGACGACCTTCCTCGATCCGGAGACCGGTCACGGCAAGCCCTACAACACCTACGTCTATGCGGCGCAGATCGCGGAGGTCGAGGTGGACACCGAGACGGGGCAGGTGCAGGTGCTGCGCCTGGTCGCGGTGCACGACTGCGGCCGCGCCATCAACCCGCTGCTGGTCGAGGGCCAGATCCAGGGCGGCATGGTCATGGGGATGGGGTTCGCCCTGACCGAGGAGATGGTCGTCCAGGAGGGCCGCGTCCTGAACACCTCCTTCGCCGACTACCTGATTCCCACGGCGACGGATGTGCCTCCCATGGCCGTGGATCTCGTCGAGATGCCGGATCCCACCGGGCCCTTCGGCGCCAAGGGGGTGGGCGAGCCCGCCCTGCTGCCCACCGCTCCGGCGATCGTCAACGCCATCTACGACGCCGTCGGCGTCCGGATCCGCAACCTGCCCGTTACGGCCGAGCGCGTCCTGGCCGCGCTGCGCGCCCGCGACGGCGCTCCGGATGGAGGAGACCGCACTCCATCCGGCTCCTGA
- a CDS encoding xanthine dehydrogenase family protein — MTTLTRPPLPTVETEAPSGAVGRRVSRHDALLQVTGRVVYGEDLRAPGMLWAKAVRSPQAHARIAAIDLLPALTSPGVRAIITASDIPRNRYGFTHQDQPVLAQDRVRHVGEAVAVVAAETLRQAEEAAAKVAVHYEPLPAVFDPVEAMRPEAPSVHDGSNVAAHIRIRDGDVEAGFAEADLVVEEEFTTTFVEHAHLEPHAGLAIPEPDGAVTIHSSVQRPFLVAADTAKVLAMPQNRVRIVASGVGGGFGGKNEMTLEPWIALLALKTGRPVKMVFTRDEEFQATTVRHPYRMRYRTGVRRDGTLVARAVEIISDCGAYVSWGASTLAKAAIHAAGPYAIPHVRIDGYLVYTNNPVGGAMRGFGVPQVGFAYECHTDAVAEAVGMDPVAFRMRNVLRDGGRLPTGQVLERVTLEETLRRALEMAEWPREGRAS, encoded by the coding sequence ATGACCACGCTCACCCGTCCTCCCCTGCCCACCGTCGAAACGGAAGCGCCTTCGGGCGCGGTCGGACGCCGCGTCAGCCGCCACGACGCATTGCTCCAGGTGACCGGCCGCGTCGTGTACGGGGAAGACCTGCGCGCTCCCGGGATGCTGTGGGCCAAAGCCGTGAGGAGTCCCCAGGCCCACGCCCGCATCGCCGCGATCGACCTCCTGCCCGCGCTGACCTCCCCCGGTGTCCGGGCGATCATCACGGCCTCCGACATCCCGCGCAACCGGTACGGGTTCACGCACCAGGACCAGCCCGTCCTGGCCCAGGATCGGGTGCGGCACGTGGGCGAGGCGGTGGCGGTGGTCGCCGCGGAGACCCTGCGCCAGGCGGAGGAGGCGGCGGCAAAGGTGGCGGTGCACTACGAACCGCTCCCCGCCGTGTTCGATCCCGTCGAGGCGATGCGCCCGGAGGCGCCGTCGGTGCACGACGGCAGCAACGTCGCCGCGCACATCCGCATTCGCGACGGGGACGTCGAGGCGGGCTTCGCCGAGGCCGATCTGGTCGTGGAAGAGGAGTTCACCACCACCTTCGTCGAGCACGCCCACCTGGAACCCCACGCCGGCCTGGCCATCCCCGAGCCGGACGGGGCGGTCACGATCCACTCGTCCGTGCAGCGGCCGTTCCTGGTCGCGGCGGACACGGCGAAAGTGCTGGCCATGCCCCAGAACCGCGTCCGCATCGTCGCCTCCGGAGTGGGCGGCGGCTTCGGCGGGAAGAATGAGATGACCCTCGAGCCGTGGATCGCCCTGCTGGCGCTGAAGACCGGACGGCCCGTGAAGATGGTCTTCACGCGGGACGAGGAGTTCCAGGCCACGACGGTGCGGCACCCCTACCGGATGCGCTACCGCACGGGGGTCCGCCGGGACGGGACGCTGGTGGCCCGGGCGGTGGAGATCATCAGCGACTGCGGCGCCTACGTCTCGTGGGGCGCCTCCACCCTGGCCAAGGCCGCCATCCACGCCGCCGGCCCCTATGCCATCCCCCATGTCAGGATCGACGGCTACCTGGTCTACACCAACAACCCCGTGGGGGGAGCGATGCGGGGATTCGGCGTTCCCCAGGTCGGCTTCGCCTACGAGTGCCATACCGACGCGGTGGCGGAAGCCGTGGGGATGGATCCCGTCGCCTTCCGGATGCGCAACGTCCTGCGCGACGGCGGGCGCCTGCCCACCGGCCAGGTGCTGGAGCGGGTGACTCTGGAAGAGACGCTGCGGCGGGCGCTGGAGATGGCGGAATGGCCGCGGGAAGGGAGGGCCTCCTGA
- a CDS encoding Gfo/Idh/MocA family oxidoreductase — protein MNQRRSINVGLVGGGAIARAHAVAYATARVYFGPHIPAVRLRRLAEADEQLARTAAERLGFEEWTADWEALVASPDIDAVSIATPNFLHAPMALAAAAAGKHVFCEKPLAMDAGEAERMYRAAVNAGVVHGVNFNYRKVPAVQFIARLIRTGRIGTVRHLRAVYLQDWGNDIRTPRSWKFQAARSGAGALAGVGSHLIDLSRYLVGELDRVVATSEIWVRERPRAVAPSPSDAVRVDAPMEPVDVDDSMYFLGRFSGGSIGTFEISRCATGRKNQLGLEIHGSRGSIIFDYERQNEVHLYLDDSEEAQGFRRILIGPAHHDAALLAFPGIGIGFAETVLFQVRDFLAAIAGGSPMSPDFYDGWRAQMVVDAVLDSARGGRWVAVPPLPARGSTARLETGR, from the coding sequence GTGAACCAGCGCCGGAGCATCAACGTCGGGCTGGTCGGTGGGGGCGCCATCGCCCGCGCGCATGCCGTGGCCTATGCCACCGCGAGGGTCTACTTCGGCCCGCACATCCCGGCCGTCCGCCTCCGTCGCCTCGCCGAGGCCGACGAGCAGTTGGCCCGAACCGCGGCGGAGCGCCTGGGATTCGAGGAGTGGACCGCCGACTGGGAGGCCCTGGTGGCCAGTCCCGACATCGACGCGGTGAGCATCGCCACGCCCAACTTCCTGCACGCCCCGATGGCTCTGGCCGCCGCGGCGGCGGGTAAACACGTCTTCTGCGAGAAGCCGCTGGCGATGGACGCGGGGGAAGCCGAGCGCATGTACCGTGCCGCTGTGAACGCCGGCGTCGTGCACGGGGTGAACTTCAACTATCGAAAGGTTCCCGCCGTGCAGTTCATCGCCCGGCTGATCCGGACCGGGCGCATCGGCACGGTGCGGCACCTCCGCGCGGTCTATCTGCAGGATTGGGGCAACGATATCCGCACCCCCCGTTCCTGGAAGTTTCAGGCCGCCCGTAGCGGGGCTGGAGCGCTGGCCGGGGTCGGCAGCCACCTCATCGACCTGTCGCGCTACCTCGTCGGCGAGCTCGACCGCGTGGTGGCCACCTCGGAGATCTGGGTGAGGGAACGCCCCAGGGCGGTCGCCCCTTCGCCTTCCGACGCGGTGCGGGTCGACGCCCCGATGGAACCGGTGGATGTCGACGACAGCATGTATTTTCTCGGCCGGTTCAGTGGCGGATCCATCGGGACCTTCGAGATCAGCCGGTGCGCCACAGGCCGCAAGAACCAGCTGGGCCTGGAGATCCACGGCAGCCGCGGGTCGATCATCTTCGATTACGAGCGGCAGAACGAAGTCCACCTATACCTGGACGACAGCGAAGAGGCTCAGGGCTTCCGCCGGATTCTCATCGGTCCGGCGCACCACGACGCCGCCCTGCTGGCCTTCCCCGGCATCGGGATCGGCTTTGCCGAGACGGTGCTCTTCCAGGTCCGGGACTTCCTGGCGGCGATCGCCGGCGGCTCCCCCATGTCGCCGGACTTCTATGACGGGTGGCGGGCGCAGATGGTCGTCGATGCGGTCCTCGACTCGGCCCGCGGGGGACGCTGGGTTGCGGTTCCCCCGCTGCCCGCCCGCGGATCCACGGCGCGGTTGGAGACCGGACGGTGA
- a CDS encoding xanthine dehydrogenase family protein subunit M, whose amino-acid sequence MNPPRYLAPPTIAEAVRHLAEEGEGAYPLAGGTDLVVRMRAGLVQPTALVDLQRIPELAVIAVQDGRVWLGATVTLAKVVASPELRRLTPVLAEAAAQMGAVQLRNLATVGGNLASAVPSADLAPPLLVLDATARITGPAGERALPLEQFFAGPHRSVLRPGEILTGLEIPASDGGTGAAFLKFGRRSAQVLAVVNAAARVRLHRGVLDEVRIALGAVAPTPIRARSAEILLRGAPPDRERLDEAARLAAQEARPISDMRATAGFRREIAQVLVRRALEQAIRRAELEGLRHAL is encoded by the coding sequence GTGAATCCGCCCCGGTACCTGGCTCCCCCCACCATCGCGGAAGCCGTGCGGCACCTGGCGGAGGAGGGCGAAGGGGCCTACCCCCTGGCCGGGGGGACCGATCTGGTCGTGCGCATGCGGGCCGGGCTGGTGCAGCCCACTGCGCTCGTCGACCTCCAGCGGATCCCCGAGCTGGCGGTCATCGCCGTTCAGGACGGACGGGTCTGGCTCGGCGCCACGGTCACCCTGGCCAAAGTGGTCGCCTCTCCGGAACTGCGCCGCCTGACACCGGTGCTGGCCGAGGCGGCGGCGCAGATGGGTGCCGTCCAGCTGCGCAACCTGGCCACGGTGGGAGGAAATCTGGCCAGCGCCGTCCCCTCCGCGGACCTCGCCCCTCCACTGCTCGTCCTCGACGCCACGGCCCGCATCACCGGGCCCGCTGGAGAACGGGCCCTCCCCCTCGAGCAGTTCTTCGCCGGACCCCACCGCAGCGTGCTGCGGCCCGGTGAGATTCTCACCGGCCTCGAGATCCCCGCCTCGGACGGCGGCACCGGAGCGGCCTTCCTGAAGTTCGGCCGGCGCAGCGCGCAGGTCCTGGCCGTGGTGAACGCGGCGGCGCGGGTGCGTCTGCATCGCGGGGTCCTCGACGAGGTGCGCATCGCCCTCGGCGCCGTGGCGCCCACGCCGATCCGCGCCCGCAGCGCCGAAATCCTGCTCCGGGGCGCACCTCCGGACCGGGAGCGCCTCGACGAAGCCGCCCGCCTCGCCGCGCAGGAAGCCAGGCCCATCTCGGACATGCGCGCCACCGCCGGATTCCGCCGCGAGATCGCGCAGGTGCTGGTCCGGCGGGCCCTCGAGCAGGCCATCCGGCGGGCCGAACTGGAGGGTCTGCGCCATGCCCTATAA
- a CDS encoding (2Fe-2S)-binding protein: MPYNVSFTVNGAPVTTTVEADESLAWVLRERLGLLGTKIGCGTGDCGACTVLLDGDPVCSCLLLAVKAQGREVLTIEGLGAPDRLHPLQQAFIEHGALQCGFCGPGMLLSAAALLARTPRPDEQAVREAIAGNLCRCTGYAKIVDAILAASRTVAGRAGLR, from the coding sequence ATGCCCTATAACGTCAGCTTCACCGTCAACGGCGCCCCCGTCACCACGACGGTCGAAGCGGACGAAAGCCTGGCCTGGGTCCTGCGCGAGCGACTGGGGCTGTTGGGCACCAAGATCGGGTGCGGCACCGGGGACTGCGGGGCCTGCACCGTGCTCCTCGACGGCGATCCCGTCTGCAGCTGCCTGCTGCTGGCGGTCAAGGCGCAGGGCCGGGAGGTGCTCACCATCGAGGGACTGGGCGCACCGGATCGCCTGCACCCGCTGCAGCAGGCCTTTATCGAGCACGGCGCCCTGCAGTGCGGGTTCTGCGGCCCGGGGATGCTCCTTTCGGCTGCGGCGCTGCTCGCCCGCACCCCCCGCCCGGACGAGCAGGCGGTGCGGGAGGCCATCGCCGGAAACCTGTGCCGCTGCACGGGGTACGCCAAGATCGTGGACGCCATCTTGGCCGCGTCCCGGACCGTCGCCGGGCGAGCGGGCCTTCGATGA
- a CDS encoding SDR family NAD(P)-dependent oxidoreductase: MTTTMRFRDRTAIVTGAGGGLGALYAAALAQEGAAVTVVDRLASGVAETAAAVAAAGGRCLPVTADLTDPGQVEHAVASTLDAYGRIDILINNAGGGSSGPETAGTIVDEDPAAWDVLIAMNLKTAFLCTRAVAGPMQRQRYGKIVNVSSRAARIADPTVHQSPAYASAKTAILGLTRFAARELGPFGITVNCLVPSLTISGPVLQAYWDRMSDTARERYLEQIALRRLPRPAEIVSAVLFLCSDDSSYITGVCLDVNGGSFMAP, translated from the coding sequence GTGACGACCACCATGCGGTTTCGGGACCGGACGGCGATTGTGACCGGGGCGGGCGGGGGGTTGGGAGCCCTCTATGCTGCCGCGCTGGCGCAGGAGGGCGCGGCGGTGACGGTCGTCGACCGCCTCGCCTCCGGGGTCGCGGAGACGGCGGCCGCGGTGGCCGCCGCGGGCGGCCGGTGCCTGCCCGTCACCGCGGACCTCACCGACCCGGGGCAGGTGGAGCATGCGGTCGCCTCGACCCTGGACGCCTACGGTCGGATCGACATTCTGATCAACAACGCCGGCGGAGGATCCAGCGGACCGGAGACGGCGGGCACCATCGTGGACGAGGACCCGGCGGCCTGGGACGTCCTGATCGCCATGAACCTGAAGACTGCCTTTCTCTGCACGCGGGCCGTCGCCGGACCGATGCAGCGCCAGCGCTACGGGAAGATCGTCAACGTCTCCTCGCGGGCCGCCCGGATTGCCGACCCGACGGTGCATCAATCCCCGGCCTATGCCTCCGCCAAGACGGCGATCCTGGGCCTGACCCGCTTCGCCGCCCGGGAGCTGGGGCCCTTCGGGATCACCGTGAACTGCCTCGTCCCGAGCCTCACCATCAGCGGGCCGGTGCTGCAGGCGTATTGGGACCGTATGTCCGACACCGCCCGCGAGCGCTACCTGGAGCAGATCGCGCTCCGGCGCCTGCCGCGGCCCGCCGAGATCGTGTCGGCCGTGCTCTTTCTCTGCAGCGACGACAGCAGCTATATCACGGGGGTCTGCCTGGATGTCAACGGCGGCTCCTTCATGGCCCCGTGA
- a CDS encoding ABC transporter substrate-binding protein, which translates to MRRWLILLLFIVLAGALTAAGAAPAQPTRIKVGILLPLTGPFAAVAETQKNGALLAIDTVNAKGGLAMPWGKVQVEGVVADDEAKLDVGVRRFRYLVSEGVKGVGGQTWAPLAYALNAVVMKEPLPYFPTCVMAKEAFLKGKLADTTFAVAYSPWTVGYMSGTSAVKVLGKRRIFFLARADSWGWDIRDGVYAAAKQHGAEVVGYDEVPLGTTDFTTVLQKVRAARPDVFISAQFAADAVALLKQVHQMGLNREMTIFNAFITNVVAKGLPPEALEGVYAMHYFYYDLSDLGHMGVTKSAAAFTEAYQAKFGTPPDAYATIAYTAFSEMFRGFETAGTFEPKAVGRALVAKPQFTTVKGPARWREDHAAVYQFAAFLVRGKGAGEQKHPWDLFKVLGYQGGEVVMPDLKSMGY; encoded by the coding sequence ATGAGAAGGTGGCTGATCTTGCTGCTGTTCATCGTCCTGGCCGGCGCGCTTACCGCCGCCGGCGCCGCACCCGCCCAGCCCACCAGGATCAAGGTCGGCATCCTGCTGCCCCTGACCGGTCCGTTTGCCGCCGTGGCGGAGACCCAGAAGAACGGCGCCCTGCTGGCGATCGACACCGTCAACGCCAAGGGCGGCCTGGCCATGCCCTGGGGGAAGGTCCAGGTGGAAGGGGTGGTGGCCGACGACGAGGCCAAGCTGGACGTGGGTGTGCGGCGCTTCCGCTACCTCGTCTCGGAGGGAGTGAAAGGTGTCGGCGGCCAGACGTGGGCTCCCCTCGCCTACGCCCTGAACGCCGTCGTGATGAAGGAACCGCTCCCCTACTTCCCGACCTGCGTCATGGCGAAGGAGGCGTTCCTCAAGGGTAAGCTGGCCGACACCACCTTTGCCGTCGCCTACAGTCCGTGGACGGTGGGATACATGTCCGGCACCTCGGCCGTCAAGGTGCTGGGGAAGCGGCGCATCTTCTTCCTGGCCCGGGCCGACAGCTGGGGCTGGGACATCCGGGACGGCGTCTACGCCGCGGCCAAGCAGCATGGCGCTGAGGTGGTCGGCTACGACGAGGTGCCGCTCGGGACCACCGATTTCACCACGGTGCTCCAGAAGGTCCGCGCCGCCCGGCCCGACGTCTTCATCTCCGCGCAGTTCGCCGCCGACGCCGTCGCCCTGTTGAAGCAGGTCCATCAGATGGGCCTGAACAGGGAGATGACCATCTTCAACGCCTTCATCACCAACGTTGTGGCGAAGGGACTTCCTCCGGAGGCCCTGGAGGGCGTGTACGCCATGCACTACTTCTACTACGACCTCAGCGACCTGGGCCACATGGGGGTGACCAAGAGCGCGGCCGCCTTCACCGAGGCGTACCAGGCCAAGTTCGGAACACCGCCCGACGCCTACGCCACCATCGCCTATACGGCTTTCAGCGAGATGTTCAGGGGGTTTGAGACGGCGGGCACCTTCGAACCGAAGGCGGTGGGCCGGGCGCTGGTGGCCAAGCCCCAGTTCACGACGGTCAAGGGACCGGCCCGCTGGCGCGAGGATCATGCCGCCGTCTACCAGTTCGCGGCGTTCCTGGTCAGGGGCAAGGGGGCGGGCGAGCAGAAGCATCCCTGGGACCTCTTCAAGGTCCTGGGCTATCAGGGCGGCGAGGTTGTGATGCCGGACCTGAAGTCCATGGGGTATTAG
- a CDS encoding Crp/Fnr family transcriptional regulator: MPEGTDPGAPIVNAAGRLAEVCGHLSVVRRYRAGTLVFQQGELPDQFYQLLSGRVQIFLGHPEGHEHVLAIVEPGGLFGEAACFGGLPYYTSAVTVQPSTIRIYPLVAVLEVMRSKPDLSLEIIRGLARKLHLFAVQLETTSFRKASERLALLLSKLAVYYGIPLPRGKGTRIGVRLSHEGLARMIGATRVTVTREIGALVRDGILAQEKRNLIVLRHERLLRRAGLF; the protein is encoded by the coding sequence GTGCCTGAGGGGACCGATCCGGGGGCGCCCATCGTGAACGCGGCGGGCCGGCTGGCCGAGGTCTGCGGCCATCTGAGCGTCGTGCGCCGCTATCGCGCCGGGACACTGGTCTTCCAGCAGGGGGAACTGCCCGACCAGTTCTACCAGCTCCTATCCGGGCGGGTGCAGATCTTCTTGGGACATCCCGAGGGGCACGAACACGTCCTGGCGATCGTGGAGCCCGGCGGGCTATTCGGCGAGGCCGCCTGTTTCGGCGGGTTGCCCTACTACACCTCCGCCGTCACCGTGCAGCCGTCCACCATCCGCATCTATCCCCTTGTCGCCGTGCTCGAGGTGATGCGTAGCAAACCGGACCTGAGTCTGGAGATCATCCGCGGGCTGGCCCGCAAGCTCCACCTGTTCGCCGTGCAGCTGGAAACCACATCCTTCCGGAAAGCGTCGGAGCGGCTGGCCCTCCTGCTGTCCAAGCTGGCCGTTTACTATGGCATCCCGCTGCCCCGAGGGAAGGGAACGCGAATCGGCGTGCGCCTGTCCCACGAAGGGCTGGCCAGGATGATCGGCGCTACGCGGGTGACGGTGACACGGGAGATCGGGGCCCTCGTGCGCGACGGCATCCTCGCCCAGGAGAAGCGGAACCTGATCGTCCTGCGCCACGAGCGCCTGCTGAGACGGGCCGGACTGTTCTGA
- a CDS encoding TRAP transporter large permease — MIFTGLLFLGLVALGVPVVVALALAALLGVAATEGLPLAVVATRTASASDNFILLAIPLFALTGSLMSAGGIGRRLFDFARVLVGHTTSGLAQVNVALSVFNGGLQGSSAADAAIDCKVTIPQMRAQGYPAAFSAAVTAVSGMLSNILPPSIAMLIYASIANTSVGKLFVAGFVPGLLMALAMSTVAHLACLRRGYGRRTARASWREIAGAFRQSAFALTLPLIIIGGIRLGYFTPTEAGAVAVIVTFVLGAFVYRELRMRDLPGILAKTALDTGVIMMIISLSSPLSWILAYHQVPQHVAAFFVSLGNSVPKFLVATGVFLLIAGCFLEGVTLLILVTPILAGAAARLGIDPIHFGMVVIVTVVLGAVTPPFGQLVFFVSSLIDVPPEAIFREVFQFLPLLLVVLAVIMFVPQSYLWTVRLFGP; from the coding sequence ATGATCTTCACCGGCCTGCTCTTCCTCGGTCTGGTGGCCCTGGGCGTCCCCGTCGTCGTGGCCCTCGCCCTGGCCGCCCTGCTCGGCGTCGCCGCGACGGAGGGACTCCCCCTGGCCGTCGTGGCCACCAGGACGGCCAGCGCCAGCGACAACTTCATCCTCCTGGCCATTCCGCTGTTCGCGCTGACGGGGTCGCTGATGTCCGCGGGCGGGATCGGCCGGCGCCTGTTCGACTTCGCCAGGGTGCTGGTGGGCCATACGACCAGCGGACTGGCCCAGGTCAACGTGGCGCTTAGCGTGTTCAACGGCGGCCTCCAGGGTTCGTCGGCGGCCGACGCCGCCATCGACTGCAAGGTCACCATCCCCCAGATGCGGGCCCAGGGGTACCCGGCGGCGTTTTCGGCGGCCGTGACTGCGGTCTCCGGCATGCTGTCGAACATCCTCCCGCCGTCGATCGCCATGCTGATCTACGCCTCTATCGCCAACACCTCCGTGGGCAAGCTCTTCGTCGCCGGGTTCGTCCCGGGACTGCTCATGGCCCTGGCCATGTCGACGGTGGCTCACCTAGCCTGCCTGCGGCGCGGCTACGGAAGGCGCACGGCTCGGGCCTCATGGCGGGAGATCGCCGGGGCGTTCAGGCAGTCCGCCTTCGCCCTGACTCTGCCCCTGATCATCATCGGGGGAATCCGCCTGGGGTACTTCACGCCGACGGAGGCCGGGGCCGTGGCGGTGATCGTGACCTTCGTCCTCGGGGCCTTCGTCTACAGGGAACTCCGCATGCGCGATCTTCCCGGCATCCTGGCCAAGACGGCGCTGGATACCGGCGTGATTATGATGATCATCAGCCTCTCTTCACCCCTGTCGTGGATCCTGGCCTACCATCAGGTGCCCCAGCATGTCGCCGCCTTCTTCGTCTCGCTGGGGAACAGCGTCCCGAAGTTCCTCGTGGCCACGGGGGTCTTCTTGCTCATCGCGGGCTGCTTTCTGGAGGGGGTCACGCTGCTGATCCTGGTCACGCCCATCCTGGCCGGCGCCGCGGCCAGGCTGGGCATCGACCCCATTCACTTCGGGATGGTCGTGATCGTCACCGTGGTGCTGGGGGCGGTCACGCCGCCCTTCGGCCAGCTGGTGTTCTTCGTATCGTCGCTGATCGACGTGCCGCCGGAGGCGATCTTCCGCGAGGTGTTCCAGTTCCTGCCGCTCCTGCTCGTTGTTCTGGCGGTGATCATGTTCGTCCCGCAGAGTTATCTGTGGACGGTTCGCCTGTTCGGCCCGTAG